A single window of Salvia splendens isolate huo1 chromosome 6, SspV2, whole genome shotgun sequence DNA harbors:
- the LOC121808257 gene encoding cilia- and flagella-associated protein 20, which translates to MFKNTFQSGFLSILYSLGSKPLQIWDKEVVNGQIKRLQDDDIQSNVLELVGSNVQSTYITCPADPTATLGIKLPFLVMIVKNMKKYFTFEIHVLDDKNVRRRFRASNFQAVTRVKPFICTMPLKLDEGWNQIQLNLTDLTRRAYGTNYVETLRVQVHANCRLRRIYFSDRLYSEEELPPEFKLYLPMQQKA; encoded by the exons ATGTTTAAGAACACATTCCAGTCCGGTTTCCTTTCGATCCTTTACAGCCTGGG GAGTAAGCCTTTGCAGATATGGGATAAAGAGG TTGTCAATGGCCAGATCAAGCGACTGCAAGATGATGACATACAATCTAATGTCCTCGAATTAGTTGGGTCGAATGTCCAATCCACGTACATTACCTGCCCTGCCGATCCAACTGCAACGCTTGGTATCAAGCTTCCGTTCTTGGTTATGATTGTTAAAAATATGAAGAAGTACTTCACGTTTGAGATTCATGTGCTCGACGATAAAAATGTCCGCCGAAGATTTCGAGCTTCTAATTTTCAA GCCGTAACAAGAGTTAAACCCTTTATTTGCACCATGCCCTTGAAGTTGGATGAGGGCTGGAACCAAATCCAGCTGAACCTCACTGACCTTACTCGACGTGCATATGGAACTAACTATGTTGAGACTCTGAGAGTTCAGGTTCATGCCAATTGCCGCCTGAGAAGGATATATTTCTCTGATCGCCTCTACTCAGAGGAGGAACTCCCACCAGAATTCAAACTATATCTCCCAATGCAGCAG AAAGCCTGA
- the LOC121808256 gene encoding THO complex subunit 1-like: MDLFRKAILHPGPPQDFALQTMQQVIKPQKQVKLVQDENMLLENILRTLLQELVSDAVQSGEAIMLFGQSIADEDARPGQIPRLLDIVLYLCEKEHIEGGMIFQLLEDLTEMSTMRNCEDIFGYIESKQDILGKPELFARGKLVMLRTCNQLLRRLSKANDVVFCGRIIMFLAHFFPLSERSAVNIKGVFNTSNETKYEKEAPESSSIDFNFYKTFWSLQESFSNPASLASTVTKWQKFASSLMVVLNTFEAQPLRDEEGSAINLEDEASNFSIKYLTSSNLMGLELKDPSFRRHILVQCLILFDYLKAPGKTDKDLPSDTTKEEIKNCEERVKKLLEMTPPRGKEFLRSIEHILERERNWVWWKRDGCSAFEKPPVEKKLAQDGGRKRRPRWRLGNKELSQLWKWADQNPNALTDPQRVRTPAIMDYWKPLAEDMDESAGIEEEYHHKNSRVYCWKGLRFSARQDLEGFSRFTEHGIEGVVPLELLPLEVRSKYQAKPGDRTKRAKKDETKGSTQQVEDTQIATPASETEMDGGRNDGEGATGADGDGSSVSGEGDEHQKHNSDTDGGLEAGQIEGDTGMADADADLDVVA, encoded by the exons ATG GATTTATTCAGAAAGGCAATTCTACATCCAGGGCCGCCTCAAGATTTCGCTCTCCAGACTATGCAGCAAGTTATAAAACCCCAG AAGCAAGTGAAACTCGTTCAAGATGAAAATATGCTGTTGGAGAATATTCTGCGGACTTTGCTTCAAGAACTTGTG TCAGATGCAGTTCAATCAGGTGAGGCAATTATGCTATTTGGTCAATCCATAGCTGATGAGGATGCACGTCCTGGTCAAATTCCTCGTCTTCTTG ACATTGTATTATACCTCTGTGAGAAAGAACATATTGAAGGTGGCATGATTTTCCAGCTTTTGGAAGATTTGACAGAGATGTCTACAATGAGGAACTGCGAAGACATTTTTGGGTACATTGAAAGTAAACAAGACATTCTTGGCAAG CCAGAGCTCTTTGCCAGAGGGAAGCTTGTTATGCTGAGAACATGCAATCAGCTACTTCGTCGTCTATCAAAG GCAAATGATGTTGTGTTCTGTGGACGAATTATTATGTTTCTTGCTCATTTTTTCCCATTATCAGAACGTTCAG CTGTCAATATCAAAGGAGTTTTTAATACGTCAAATGAGACCAAATATGAAAAAGAAGCCCCAGAAA GTAGTTCtattgatttcaatttttacaaaacCTTTTGGAGTTTACAG GAATCCTTCTCCAATCCTGCTTCTCTTGCTTCCACTGTTACAAAGTGGCAAAAATTTGCTTCTAGTTTGATG GTTGTGTTGAATACATTTGAGGCTCAACCTCTGAGGGATGAAGAGGGCAGTGCTATTAACCTTGAGGATGAAGCGTCAAACTTCAGTATAAAATATCTCACCAGCAGTAATCTAATGGGTCTGGAG TTAAAAGATCCAAGTTTTAGAAGACATATCCTGGTTCAGTGccttattttgtttgattactTAAAG GCCCCTGGAAAAACCGATAAAGATTTGCCATCAGATACTACA AAAGAGGAGATAAAAAATTGTGAAGAGCGGGTGAAGAAGCTTCTAGAGATGACCCCCCCTAGAGGGAAAGAATTCCTTCGGAGCATTGAGCATATTTTGGAGCGTGAGAGGAATTGG GTTTGGTGGAAGCGCGATGGTTGCTCTGCATTTGAAAAACCACCTGTGGAGAAAAAGCTAGCTCAAGATGGAGGTCGGAAGCG TCGTCCTCGGTGGAGATTGGGAAATAAAGAACTGTCGCAGTTGTGGAAATGGGCTGATCAGAACCCG AATGCTCTTACAGATCCTCAGCGTGTCCGCACTCCTGCCATCATGGATTACTGGAAACCATTGGCTGAAGAT ATGGACGAATCTGCTGGAATAGAAGAAGAATATCATCACAAAAATAGCCGA GTATATTGCTGGAAAGGTTTAAGGTTTTCTGCCCGGCAAGATTTGGAAGGGTTTTCAAGA TTCACTGAACATGGCATTGAAGGGGTTGTTCCCTTGGAACTTTTGCCGCTCGAAGTGCGATCAAAATATCAAGCTAAACCAGGTGATCGAACCAAACGTGCCAAGAAGGATGAGACAAAAGGTTCCACGCAGCAAGTCGAAGACACTCAG ATTGCGACTCCTGCTAGTGAGACCGAGATGGATGGGGGCAGAAACGACGGGGAGGGTGCTACAGGTGCGGATGGTGATGGTAGTAGCGTAAGTGGCGAGGGTGATGAACATCAGAAACACAACTCTGATACCGACGGTGGTTTGGAAGCAGGCCAAATTGAAGGAGATACAGGAATGGCTGATGCAGATGCTGATTTGGATGTTGTAGCCTAG